In Treponema vincentii, a single window of DNA contains:
- a CDS encoding dihydroorotate dehydrogenase electron transfer subunit — translation MEHRCGKKHFEKTEIVSHEYAGADYYCLTVRWPRMMEGSDFPRAGQFYMISLHDKSHILPRPISLHSFDEKQGTLSFVYRPIGAGTQELTQYRAGESLAIQGPLGNGFMVPSAGSCHIIAGGGIGLAPLPELIRAICSRQPEARIIFFAGGRDRHIQELIDFFALPADIELILCTDDGSLGIHGFVPDVLSAYIEKHCGSGGAAADIAMIYACEPTAMLNKIRAFSQSAQLPCQLSLERRMACGVRACMGCSIQTAAGVKKVCADGPVFDSLLFPYELP, via the coding sequence ATGGAACACCGGTGCGGAAAGAAGCATTTTGAAAAAACCGAAATTGTTTCCCATGAATATGCGGGAGCCGATTATTACTGTCTTACCGTCCGATGGCCGCGGATGATGGAAGGCTCCGATTTTCCCCGTGCGGGACAGTTTTACATGATCAGTTTGCACGATAAATCTCATATTTTACCCCGTCCCATCAGTCTGCATTCATTTGATGAGAAACAGGGTACTTTGAGCTTTGTATATCGCCCCATAGGCGCCGGCACACAAGAATTAACGCAGTACCGTGCCGGTGAAAGCCTTGCTATTCAAGGCCCCTTGGGGAACGGCTTTATGGTTCCTTCCGCCGGTTCCTGTCATATTATCGCGGGAGGCGGCATAGGACTTGCACCGCTACCTGAACTGATACGGGCGATTTGCAGCAGGCAGCCGGAAGCGCGCATTATTTTTTTTGCAGGAGGACGCGACCGGCATATTCAAGAACTTATCGATTTTTTTGCCCTGCCTGCGGATATTGAACTCATCCTTTGTACCGATGACGGCAGCCTCGGTATTCACGGGTTTGTACCGGACGTACTTTCAGCGTATATTGAAAAACATTGTGGCAGCGGGGGGGCGGCTGCGGACATTGCGATGATCTATGCCTGCGAGCCAACTGCGATGCTGAATAAGATACGTGCGTTTTCGCAGTCGGCGCAGTTACCCTGTCAGCTTTCCCTTGAGCGCCGTATGGCTTGCGGTGTGCGCGCCTGTATGGGATGTTCCATTCAAACAGCTGCGGGGGTGAAAAAAGTATGCGCCGACGGCCCTGTTTTCGATTCGCTTTTGTTTCCGTACGAATTGCCGTAA
- a CDS encoding nitrous oxide-stimulated promoter family protein — protein MTVEDEVRLVDSMIDLYAAAHHTHSSQVDAENIDAAVPDLEALKAYTHKRIEQCRYRSGKQKKPFCNVCPIHCYKPEMRRQIRAVMRYSSPRMLFRHPLLSLQHLIGTIRSKRTRPL, from the coding sequence ATGACCGTAGAAGATGAAGTACGTTTAGTTGATTCGATGATCGACTTGTATGCGGCGGCGCACCACACCCATTCTTCACAGGTCGATGCAGAGAATATTGATGCAGCGGTGCCGGATTTAGAGGCATTAAAAGCATATACGCACAAGCGGATTGAACAATGCCGGTATCGTAGCGGCAAGCAGAAGAAACCGTTTTGTAACGTTTGCCCCATACATTGCTACAAACCGGAAATGCGTCGGCAAATTCGCGCAGTTATGCGCTACAGCAGCCCGCGTATGTTATTCCGACATCCGCTGTTAAGCTTACAGCATCTGATCGGCACCATCCGCAGCAAAAGGACTCGTCCCCTATGA
- a CDS encoding aspartate carbamoyltransferase regulatory subunit — protein sequence MMELQITALENGIVIDHIPPERTFAIVKMLKLKEYTDMVTVGFNLHSKAHSKKGLIKIADKTLTKSELEKISLLAPHATVNIIKDSKVVQKIPLELPDEIEALMHCENFKCISNNEAVPSRFIKVHSHGQDCYKCFYCERVIPVADIKLNLN from the coding sequence ATGATGGAATTACAGATAACTGCATTGGAAAACGGAATAGTGATTGACCATATACCACCGGAGCGTACCTTTGCGATCGTCAAAATGCTGAAATTGAAAGAGTATACCGACATGGTAACCGTCGGTTTTAATTTGCATAGCAAGGCGCACAGTAAAAAAGGCCTGATTAAGATTGCCGATAAAACATTGACTAAATCGGAGCTGGAAAAAATTTCGTTGTTGGCGCCTCATGCGACGGTCAATATCATTAAAGACAGTAAGGTTGTACAGAAAATACCGCTTGAATTGCCTGATGAAATTGAAGCGCTTATGCACTGCGAAAATTTTAAATGTATTTCAAATAATGAAGCGGTACCGTCGCGGTTTATAAAAGTACATTCGCATGGACAGGACTGCTACAAGTGTTTTTACTGTGAACGGGTTATTCCGGTCGCCGACATTAAGCTTAATTTAAATTAG
- a CDS encoding ABC transporter ATP-binding protein, translating to MNDTKKPQGKNVTKDRQSPANATEENPAQESAVPQQQERNPAKQQAIKRLLSYAGSSKKFLSLSLVLSALSALVSFVPYIMVFFVMRDVISAVAAKEAVNAAALARYGLWAVGAATAGFVLYYAALMLSHATAFTIQQNLSIRMAETLADLPIGWHITHVSGKVRKVFEKNINQLETLIAHNMPDTAQNMVSPFAILALTLVFDWRLGLISLLPLVLAFVLQAVLMRISTNSGFMQKYEDALEQMNNAGTEYVRGISVIKTFNQSVYYFKNFYTSIMHYKEFVLQYSMSWENGYAIFLSLIKLGFVFLLPAALLMAGTATLDPHFFYSFVFYLAFAPVTYTMLMKVMYANTFYQRSNDALNRIEDILQAPLTKEPETSILPKKYDIAFNNVIFSYKTEPAAASAKTAPETDGGNTGRAAPSPQSRTAINGITLSIPEHSLTALVGPSGGGKTTLVNLLGRFWEVDAGSISIGDIDIRDIKTQDLLHTVGFVFQENKLFKESILENIRYGKKDASREEVMEALRKAECMDIIEKLPAGIDTVYGTKGIYVSGGEAQRLAIARALLQDAPIIVLDEATAFADAENEYKIKKTFDVLLKDKTVIMIAHRLSSVVNADKICVIEEGKIAEEGTHKELLARKGLYASMWDNFQKGIEWKV from the coding sequence ATGAATGATACAAAAAAGCCGCAGGGGAAAAACGTTACAAAGGATCGGCAATCCCCGGCAAATGCTACAGAGGAAAATCCGGCACAGGAGAGTGCCGTACCGCAGCAGCAAGAACGAAATCCGGCAAAACAGCAAGCCATTAAACGACTGTTAAGCTATGCGGGCAGCAGCAAGAAATTTTTATCGCTGTCGCTGGTGCTTTCCGCTTTAAGCGCACTCGTCAGTTTTGTGCCGTACATTATGGTGTTCTTTGTAATGCGCGATGTGATTTCCGCAGTTGCGGCAAAAGAAGCGGTGAACGCAGCAGCTCTTGCACGCTACGGGCTGTGGGCGGTCGGTGCTGCTACGGCGGGCTTTGTGCTGTATTACGCAGCACTCATGCTTTCGCACGCGACGGCATTTACCATTCAGCAAAACCTTTCAATACGGATGGCGGAAACACTGGCAGACCTGCCCATTGGCTGGCATATTACGCATGTCAGCGGCAAGGTACGCAAGGTGTTTGAAAAAAACATTAATCAACTTGAAACGCTCATTGCTCATAATATGCCTGACACCGCACAAAACATGGTCTCTCCTTTTGCGATACTCGCGCTTACATTGGTATTCGACTGGCGGCTCGGACTGATTTCTCTTTTACCGCTTGTGCTTGCGTTTGTTCTGCAAGCTGTTTTAATGCGGATTAGCACCAACTCGGGCTTTATGCAAAAGTATGAAGACGCGCTTGAGCAGATGAACAACGCGGGTACCGAATATGTACGCGGTATTTCGGTTATCAAAACTTTTAATCAGTCTGTTTACTATTTCAAAAACTTTTACACCTCTATTATGCACTATAAAGAATTCGTTCTCCAATATTCGATGTCGTGGGAAAACGGCTATGCGATTTTTTTATCGCTTATCAAACTCGGGTTTGTCTTTTTACTTCCGGCAGCGTTATTGATGGCTGGGACAGCAACGCTTGACCCGCACTTTTTTTACAGCTTTGTGTTTTACCTTGCTTTCGCACCGGTTACCTACACAATGCTGATGAAAGTTATGTATGCAAACACGTTTTATCAGCGCTCAAACGATGCGCTCAACCGTATCGAAGATATTTTGCAAGCACCGCTGACCAAAGAACCGGAAACATCCATACTGCCTAAAAAATATGATATAGCATTTAACAACGTGATATTTTCATATAAGACGGAACCGGCTGCCGCCTCTGCAAAAACCGCACCGGAAACAGACGGAGGAAACACCGGCAGAGCAGCCCCATCTCCTCAGAGCCGAACCGCGATAAACGGCATCACACTCAGCATTCCCGAACATTCGCTCACTGCTCTGGTCGGTCCTTCAGGGGGCGGCAAAACAACCCTGGTAAATTTGCTCGGCCGCTTTTGGGAAGTTGATGCAGGAAGTATCAGCATCGGCGATATTGACATCCGCGATATAAAAACACAAGACCTGCTGCACACTGTCGGCTTTGTGTTCCAAGAGAATAAGCTTTTTAAGGAAAGCATTTTAGAAAATATCCGCTACGGCAAAAAAGACGCAAGCCGCGAAGAGGTAATGGAAGCACTCCGCAAAGCCGAGTGTATGGACATTATCGAAAAACTCCCCGCCGGTATCGACACGGTGTACGGCACCAAGGGCATATACGTCTCAGGAGGAGAAGCCCAGAGGCTCGCCATCGCCCGCGCCCTGTTGCAGGATGCCCCCATCATCGTACTGGATGAAGCAACCGCCTTTGCCGATGCCGAAAACGAATACAAAATCAAAAAGACCTTCGACGTACTGCTCAAAGACAAAACCGTCATCATGATTGCGCACCGCCTGTCCTCAGTCGTAAACGCAGATAAAATCTGTGTTATAGAAGAAGGCAAAATCGCAGAAGAAGGCACACATAAGGAACTGCTTGCGCGGAAGGGTTTGTACGCAAGTATGTGGGACAATTTCCAAAAAGGCATCGAGTGGAAAGTGTGA
- a CDS encoding methyltransferase family protein: MKTNEQEHLPVMGIGPVCIAIMIAFTAAGITAVKFDLLTSGNVRSAIIAIVFVTAGILCISGGIALWCAAVFGARIDITIKANQLATGGVYALVRNPIYSAFLFICTGVLLFCRNWYVLILPPLFWVYLTVFMKLTEEQWLSERFGDEYAAYCKRVNRFLPWKRR, from the coding sequence ATGAAAACAAATGAACAAGAACATCTCCCTGTAATGGGTATCGGTCCTGTATGTATTGCAATTATGATTGCGTTCACTGCCGCAGGTATTACCGCGGTAAAATTCGATCTACTGACAAGCGGAAACGTGCGTAGTGCTATCATTGCAATCGTTTTCGTCACTGCCGGAATACTGTGTATTAGTGGCGGCATCGCACTGTGGTGCGCTGCAGTATTCGGTGCTCGTATCGACATTACGATAAAAGCAAATCAGCTTGCAACCGGCGGCGTATATGCCCTTGTACGAAATCCCATTTATTCCGCTTTTTTATTTATCTGTACCGGAGTACTGCTATTTTGCCGAAATTGGTATGTATTGATTTTACCGCCACTCTTTTGGGTATACCTTACCGTGTTTATGAAATTGACGGAAGAACAATGGCTTTCCGAACGTTTCGGCGATGAATACGCAGCGTATTGCAAACGGGTTAATCGCTTTCTTCCATGGAAAAGACGGTAA
- the pyrB gene encoding aspartate carbamoyltransferase: MINGKKDIISMNDFTAEEILLILKKAEAIEKMSDEEKLSLMHGKIVATMFYEPSTRTKLSFESAAMRLGANILYFDTEHSSVKKGESFSDTIRMVESYSDIIVIRHPMDGAARLAASVSHKPVLNGGDGSNQHPSQTLLDLYTIMKEKGTLENLYIAFTGDLKYGRTVHSLAKALKHFHPVIYFVSPSNLAMPQYLLDDLDDAGVTYYVEENFTGCLDKLDVFYMTRIQRERFPDPEEYEKVKGIYIINRGNIEGKCKDDMIIMHPLPRVNEIDVDLDTTKYARYFEQARNGIPIRQAMMMLSLEQ, translated from the coding sequence ATGATAAACGGGAAGAAGGATATCATTTCAATGAATGATTTCACCGCAGAAGAAATTCTGCTCATTTTGAAAAAGGCGGAAGCAATAGAAAAAATGTCCGATGAGGAAAAACTTTCGCTGATGCACGGCAAGATTGTTGCAACTATGTTTTATGAACCGAGCACGCGAACAAAACTGTCATTTGAGTCGGCTGCGATGCGGCTCGGCGCAAATATCCTCTATTTCGATACGGAACATTCATCGGTTAAAAAAGGGGAGTCCTTTTCGGACACCATACGCATGGTGGAATCCTATTCGGACATCATTGTTATTCGCCATCCGATGGACGGAGCGGCGCGCCTTGCTGCTTCCGTTTCGCATAAGCCGGTGTTAAACGGCGGTGATGGATCAAACCAGCACCCGAGCCAAACGCTTCTCGATTTGTATACCATTATGAAAGAAAAAGGTACTCTGGAAAATCTTTACATTGCTTTTACCGGCGATTTAAAATACGGGCGTACCGTTCATTCGTTGGCTAAAGCTCTCAAGCATTTTCATCCGGTTATCTACTTTGTTTCTCCGTCAAACCTTGCTATGCCGCAATATCTGCTTGACGATTTGGATGATGCAGGGGTTACCTACTATGTAGAAGAAAACTTTACCGGCTGCTTAGATAAGCTCGATGTATTTTATATGACCCGCATTCAGCGCGAACGTTTCCCCGATCCGGAAGAATACGAAAAGGTGAAAGGCATTTATATCATCAATAGAGGCAATATAGAAGGGAAGTGCAAAGATGATATGATTATCATGCATCCGCTGCCGCGTGTGAATGAAATCGATGTGGATTTGGATACTACAAAATATGCGCGTTATTTCGAGCAAGCGCGGAACGGCATCCCGATTAGACAGGCAATGATGATGCTCTCTCTAGAACAATAA
- a CDS encoding head GIN domain-containing protein — protein sequence MNRTKNNITSIVYITVIVLLLFATGGCPGSLIPIRGNGNITQQNFPLNDFKTVSVSGDWTVEITQNVTFSVTVDADRNLFDYLDIRVDGNHNLHIGFKKGYAISNAHCKASIKMPILERLTTSDSITGEINLFNNMSGKAMSIAISGSGNITANNIKVKNLALEISGSGDFKATGEAQTFTGSISGSGNIKAVDLKTKEANISISGSGSAEVWVTDSLTADISGSGSVLYKGNPANVIPDISGTGSVAPLP from the coding sequence ATGAACAGGACAAAAAACAATATAACCAGTATCGTATACATTACCGTTATCGTATTGCTTTTGTTTGCCACCGGCGGCTGCCCGGGGTCGCTCATCCCTATTCGCGGGAACGGGAACATAACACAACAGAACTTTCCACTGAATGATTTTAAGACCGTTTCCGTCAGCGGCGACTGGACTGTCGAGATAACACAGAACGTAACATTTTCCGTTACCGTAGATGCCGATAGAAATCTTTTTGACTATTTAGATATACGAGTCGATGGTAATCATAACCTCCATATCGGCTTCAAAAAAGGGTACGCTATAAGCAACGCCCACTGCAAAGCTTCAATTAAGATGCCGATTTTAGAGCGGTTAACAACTTCCGATTCGATTACCGGGGAGATTAACTTATTTAATAATATGTCAGGAAAAGCAATGTCGATTGCTATTTCAGGATCAGGCAATATTACCGCAAACAACATTAAGGTAAAAAACTTAGCCTTGGAAATATCCGGTTCGGGTGATTTTAAAGCGACAGGGGAAGCTCAAACGTTTACGGGAAGTATTTCCGGTTCCGGCAATATTAAAGCTGTCGACTTAAAAACCAAAGAGGCGAATATTTCCATTTCCGGCTCAGGCTCTGCAGAAGTATGGGTTACAGACTCTTTAACAGCCGATATCAGTGGGAGTGGCAGTGTTCTTTATAAAGGCAACCCCGCCAATGTTATCCCAGATATCAGTGGCACCGGCAGCGTAGCCCCTCTTCCGTAG